The DNA sequence TTCAACGGGCACCGCTGCGTCGTCACCATGACGTTGATGCCAGGCGGCGACGTTTTGCGTAATGGTGTTATCCAGCGCAGGATTGCTGGGCGCAAGATTACTGCCACCGGAAGCCATCGCGTTATACGGGGTGTCTGAGGTGGCGGAAGGCCGCCCTTGAAAGTAACCCTCGCGGCTAAATGCCTGGCCAATGAGCGAAGAGCCGACCAGTTTGTCTTCTTGGTAGAGCAGTGAGCCGTTGGCCTGGCGGGCAAACAGCAGTTGTCCCAACGCCGTGCTCAACAGCGGGTAAGCCACACCGGTAATCAGCGTCATCAATAACAGTAAAACCAGCGAAGAACGAAGCGTATTCATAAGGTTATCTCTTCTCAGGCAAGCCCGGTTGTGGTCAGGATCAGGTCAATCAGTTTGATGCCGATAAACGGCACCACCAGCCCACCGAGCCCATAAATCCACAAATTACGGCTCAGTAATGCCGCCGCACTCATCGGTTTGTAGCCGACGCCTTTTAGCGCCAGCGGAATCAAAAAGACGATGATGAGCGCATTGAAGATAACTGCCGAGAGCATCGCCGACGTCGGCGAGTGCAGTTGCATCACATTCAGGGCATTGAGCTGTGGGTAGGTGGCAGCAAACGCCGCCGGAATAATGGCGAAATATTTTGCCACATCGTTGGCGATGCTAAAGGTGGTCAGTGAGCCACGCGTCATCAGCATCTGCTTACCGATGTGTACCACTTCGATAAGCTTGGTCGGGTTGGAGTCTAAATCCACCATGTTGCCCGCTTCTTTGGCCGCCTGTGTACCGGAGTTCATCGCTACCGCCACGTCTGCCTGAGCCAGTGCCGGGGCATCGTTGGTGCCATCGCCGGTCATCGCCACCATCCGCCCCTGAGCCTGATACTGGCGAATAAGCGCCAGTTTCGCTTCGGGTGTCGCCTCAGAGAGAAAATCATCCACTCCGGCTTCAGCGGCGATAGCGGCGGCTGTCAGCGGGTTATCACCGGTGATCATCACCGTTTTGATGCCCATATTGCGCAATTCGGCGAAACGCTCTTTGATACCGCCTTTGACGATATCCTTTAGCGCGACCACGCCGAGTACCCGTTTGCCCTCGGCGACCACCAGCGGCGTTCCCCCTTGACGGGCGACTTCGCTGACGGCCTCTTCCACCTGAACCGGGAACAGCCCCTGATTGGCGTCAATGTAGCGGCGCAGGGCATCGACCGCCCCTTTGCGGATGGTGCGCCCTTGAATGTTGACGCCGCTCATCCGGGTTTGCGCCGAGAACGGCACAAAGGTGGCGTCCAGTTCCTGTAACGCGCGCTCACGCAGGCCGAAACGCTGTTTGGCCAGCACCACAATGCTGCGGCCTTCGGGTGTTTCATCGGCCAATGAAGCCAGTTGCGCGGCGTCGGCCAGCGTCTGCTCGCTGACGCCAGGTGCGGGAATAAACGCTGATGCCTGACGATTACCCAGGGTGATGGTGCCGGTTTTGTCTAACAGCAGCACATCAATATCCCCGGCGGCTTCGACCGCCCGGCCGCTGGTGGCAATCACATTGGCGCCAAGCATCCGGCTCATCCCGGCTATCCCAATGGCTGAGAGTAACCCGCCGATGGTGGTTGGGATCAGGCATACCAGCAGGGCGACCAGCACGGTCAGGCTGATGACGCTACCGCTGTGATTCGCCAGTACGCTAAACCAGGAGAAGGGCGCGAGTGTCGCGACCACCAGCAAAAAGATGATGGTGAGTTCGACCAGCAAGATAGTGAGCGCCACCTCATTCGGGGTTTTACGCCGTTTGGCGTTCTCCACCATCGCTATCATGCGGTCGATAAAAGTTTCGCCGGGGTTGACAGTACACTGCACAATCAGCCAGTCGGAAAGCACCCGCGTGCCACCGGTAACGGAGGAGAAATCGCCGCCGGATTCGCGAATAACCGGGGCGGACTCGCCGGTTATCGCGCTTTCATCGACAGAGGCTCCCCCCTCCAGCACCTCGCCGTCGCAGGGGATCATCTCACCGGCAACGATCCGCACGATATCGCCTTTGCGCAGGCTGTCTGCCGGTACTTTCTGAGCGTTAGCCGTGGCGTTGGCGCTGGCAAGTTTATTGGCCCAGTGCGTTTTCTTCATCCCTTTCAGGGTTTGCGCCTGGGCTTTACTGCGCCCTTCAGCCAAGGCTTCGGCAATGTTGGCGAACAGCACTGTCACCCACAGCCACAGGGCGACGGCACCGGTAAATCCGGCATTGCCAGCCGCCAGCCCGCACAGTATGGCAAGCCAGATGGCGCTGGTTAGCAGGCTGCCGATGTACACCACGAACATCACCGGGTTGCGCCACTGTATGCGCGGGTCGAGTTTTTTTACTGCATCCACCAGCGCGCGACGCAGCAGGGCGGAATCAAAAGGCGTTTGCTGTTTACGGATCATGGTTTTTTTCTCCGGCTCAGTGAACCAGACTGGACTGTAAATGCTCGGCAACCGGGCCTAGCGCCAGCGCCGGGATGAAGTTCAGCGCGCTAATCAACACAATGATGGTGATGAGTAAGCCAATGAACAGTGGGCCACGGGTGGAGAGCGAGCCTTTGGTTTCGGGCTGACGTTTTTTCGCAACCAGTGAACCGGCGATAGCCAGCACCGGGATCAGGGAAGAGAAGCGCCCCAGTAACATGGCAATCCCGAGCGTCAGGTTATAAAACGGGGTATTCACGCTAAGGCCCGCAAACGCGCTGCCGTTATTGTTCGCGGCTGACGAATAGGCATAGAGCACCTCGCTAAACCCGTGTGCGCCAGGGTTGAGGATACCGGCACGGCCCGCCTCGGTTGCCAGCGCCAGCGCGGTGCCAAGCAATACCAGCGCCGGGGTTATCAAAATAGCCAGCGCCGCCATCTTCATTTCCCTGGCTTCAATTTTTTTACCAAGGTATTCCGGGGTGCGGCCAATCATGAGTCCGGCGATAAACACCGTCAGCAAGACAAACACCACCATGCCGTAGAACCCGGAGCCGACGCCGCCGAAAATGACCTCCCCGATTTGCATCAACCACATTGGCACCAGGCCGCCCAGTGCGGTAAAGGAGTCATGCATGGCGTTCACCGCGCCGCATGAGGTTGCGGTGGTAATGGCGGCAAAAAAGGCGGAAGCCAGAACGCCAAAGCGACTTTCTTTGCCTTCCATGTTTTGTGCGCTATCGGCACCGAGCGCCAGCAGGTGCGGGTTGCCGCTGACCTCGGCATACATCACAACCGTTGTTGCGACGATCAACATGAGTGACATCGCCCACAGCAGGGTGTGGCCTTGACGACGGTCGTTAACGACCCGGCCAAAGCTGAAACACAGCGCGGCGGGAATAAGTAAAATCGACAGCATTTGGACGAAGTTGGTCAGCGCATTCGGGTTTTCAAACGGATGCGCGGAGTTGGCACCTAAAAAACCGCCGCCATTCGTCCCCAGCATTTTGATGGCCTCTTGCGAGGCTATCGGCCCCATCGGTAATACCTGTGTTGCCCCTTCAAGCGTGGTGAGGTGTTGATAGGGCAGGAAATTTTGAATGCTGCCCTGGCTGATGAAAAACAGTGTTAACAGCAATGATAATGGCAGCAGCAAATACAGGTTAATGCGCAGTAAATCCAGCCAGCAATTGCCCAGTTCATGGGTGGTGCGACGGGCGAAGGCGCGCATCAGCACAAAGGCGACGGCAATGCCGGTGGCGGCGGAAAGAAAGTTTTGTACCGTTAAACCCACCATTTGGCTGAAATAGCTCAGGGTGTTTTCGCCGCTATAGGCTTGCCAGTCGGTATTCGTGACAAAACTGATGGCGGTATTCAACGCCAGATGCCATGACAGCCCCGGCATTTGCTGCGGATTTAGCGGCAGAACCTGTTGATACATCAGCATCAGCGTCAGCGCGACGATGCCCAATAAATTGAAGACTACGATAGACAATGTGTAGTGCTGCCAGCCCATTTCTCCGCCAGAAAAGCCACACAACCGCGCCACTGAGAGCTCATAGCGTCTCAGTGCCCCTGTTTCCCCCTCAACCAGTCGCGCTATCCATTGCCCTAATGGTTGGGCGACCACCAACAAGATGGCAAACAGCGTAACGATAAATAAAAAGGCATCGCTGGACATCAGAAGTCCTCCGCATTGAGCAATGCATAAAAAAGATAAACCAGCAGCAGCACGACCAGCGCCCCGCCTGCGATCAGACCAGGATTCACTGTTTACCTCCGGTGGCGTTAATCGCCATGGTGTTAATAGCCAAGGTGTTAGTATCCAAGGTGTTAATGTTAAATGTGTTAATATTCAAAGTCTTAATATCAATGGTGTTCATGTCCAACGTGTTCATCGATATAACATGTGTTCACTGTGGGAATGGTGGATACCCCGAGGCTTAGGCTACGCAGGGCCTGGAAAAGAAGGTGCAAATTTCCCGCTGGCGGGCGTAAAAAAAGTATAAAAATGGCGAAAACCCCGTCGCGTTGCCGGGCAAGCCGCA is a window from the Dickeya lacustris genome containing:
- the kdpC gene encoding potassium-transporting ATPase subunit KdpC, with the translated sequence MNTLRSSLVLLLLMTLITGVAYPLLSTALGQLLFARQANGSLLYQEDKLVGSSLIGQAFSREGYFQGRPSATSDTPYNAMASGGSNLAPSNPALDNTITQNVAAWHQRHGDDAAVPVELVTASASGLDPHISVAAARYQASRIAQVRGLSAQQVAALIASHTDTPWPGFIGTPVVNVVELNLALDALATPH
- the kdpB gene encoding potassium-transporting ATPase subunit KdpB, whose product is MIRKQQTPFDSALLRRALVDAVKKLDPRIQWRNPVMFVVYIGSLLTSAIWLAILCGLAAGNAGFTGAVALWLWVTVLFANIAEALAEGRSKAQAQTLKGMKKTHWANKLASANATANAQKVPADSLRKGDIVRIVAGEMIPCDGEVLEGGASVDESAITGESAPVIRESGGDFSSVTGGTRVLSDWLIVQCTVNPGETFIDRMIAMVENAKRRKTPNEVALTILLVELTIIFLLVVATLAPFSWFSVLANHSGSVISLTVLVALLVCLIPTTIGGLLSAIGIAGMSRMLGANVIATSGRAVEAAGDIDVLLLDKTGTITLGNRQASAFIPAPGVSEQTLADAAQLASLADETPEGRSIVVLAKQRFGLRERALQELDATFVPFSAQTRMSGVNIQGRTIRKGAVDALRRYIDANQGLFPVQVEEAVSEVARQGGTPLVVAEGKRVLGVVALKDIVKGGIKERFAELRNMGIKTVMITGDNPLTAAAIAAEAGVDDFLSEATPEAKLALIRQYQAQGRMVAMTGDGTNDAPALAQADVAVAMNSGTQAAKEAGNMVDLDSNPTKLIEVVHIGKQMLMTRGSLTTFSIANDVAKYFAIIPAAFAATYPQLNALNVMQLHSPTSAMLSAVIFNALIIVFLIPLALKGVGYKPMSAAALLSRNLWIYGLGGLVVPFIGIKLIDLILTTTGLA
- the kdpA gene encoding potassium-transporting ATPase subunit KdpA — protein: MSSDAFLFIVTLFAILLVVAQPLGQWIARLVEGETGALRRYELSVARLCGFSGGEMGWQHYTLSIVVFNLLGIVALTLMLMYQQVLPLNPQQMPGLSWHLALNTAISFVTNTDWQAYSGENTLSYFSQMVGLTVQNFLSAATGIAVAFVLMRAFARRTTHELGNCWLDLLRINLYLLLPLSLLLTLFFISQGSIQNFLPYQHLTTLEGATQVLPMGPIASQEAIKMLGTNGGGFLGANSAHPFENPNALTNFVQMLSILLIPAALCFSFGRVVNDRRQGHTLLWAMSLMLIVATTVVMYAEVSGNPHLLALGADSAQNMEGKESRFGVLASAFFAAITTATSCGAVNAMHDSFTALGGLVPMWLMQIGEVIFGGVGSGFYGMVVFVLLTVFIAGLMIGRTPEYLGKKIEAREMKMAALAILITPALVLLGTALALATEAGRAGILNPGAHGFSEVLYAYSSAANNNGSAFAGLSVNTPFYNLTLGIAMLLGRFSSLIPVLAIAGSLVAKKRQPETKGSLSTRGPLFIGLLITIIVLISALNFIPALALGPVAEHLQSSLVH
- the kdpF gene encoding K(+)-transporting ATPase subunit F; the encoded protein is MNPGLIAGGALVVLLLVYLFYALLNAEDF